From Apium graveolens cultivar Ventura chromosome 9, ASM990537v1, whole genome shotgun sequence, the proteins below share one genomic window:
- the LOC141685331 gene encoding uncharacterized protein LOC141685331, whose translation MQNLVFGGNVETGEETIKRVFQTTTKEKSVMFSLLCWGLWMRRNKWVWEKINMSVFGVKHMAINFLSTLNRANARDTQQKNRQIEQAKSWSRPLDGWVKVNNDAACNQEREFVAVGCVVRDASGHFLRAMSNIVRGARSPREVEALSMREALSWIKDRGSSNSVYESDSKLLIDAMDKQSGSSLFHTIVEDCNELAKYYENVLF comes from the coding sequence ATGCAAAATTTAGTGTTCGGTGGGAATGTGGAGACGGGAGAGGAGACTATCAAACGAGTTTTCCAGACAACTACTAAGGAGAAGAGTGTAATGTTTAGTTTGCTTTGCTGGGGACTATGGATGAGGAGAAATAAGTGGGTGTGGGAAAAGATAAACATGTCAGTTTTTGGGGTAAAACATATGGCTATCAATTTTCTGTCTACCTTGAACCGAGCTAATGCACGGGATACACAGCAGAAAAATAGGCAAATAGAGCAGGCTAAATCATGGAGTAGACCTTTGGATGGATGGGTTAAAGTGAATAACGATGCAGCCTGTAATCAAGAAAGGGAGTTTGTGGCTGTTGGGTGTGTGGTTCGGGATGCATCTGGTCATTTTCTACGAGCCATGAGTAACATAGTCAGAGGTGCTAGATCGCCAAGGGAAGTAGAAGCCTTAAGTATGCGAGAAGCTTTATCCTGGATAAAGGACCGGGGAAGTAGTAACTCTGTGTATGAATCAGACTCCAAGTTATTAATCGATGCAATGGATAAACAATCAGGGAGTTCTTTGTTTCATACAATCGTAGAGGATTGTAATGAGTTAGCTAAATATTATGAGAACGTGTTGTTTTAG
- the LOC141685329 gene encoding serine/threonine-protein phosphatase 7 long form homolog: MEYLPDVHLGPVNPSLLHLQHTHTSLDIWRLGGGDMLKCRRKNPNNEDDLPPLDLRMVPLLQSTGFYSVTLVASLQLDWSLISALVERWRPETHTFHLPMGEVTITLQDVGVLLGLPIDGDAVISDITPGPNMSWHSYVAELFGRDPDPKRDMNGSRVRLSFITSCAPARLPQDASADDIRFQVLCYLVHLFGGVLFTDHSGGLFRPMFLHFIRDLDRCGDYAWGAAVLAYLYRELCKTSKKDVDEVAGCLLLLQLWAWERLPTLAPIRTSSILFDARFWEGQVAAPRGLRWLHGHSYTSTGGRTLSAIRTLLDGLGPSQFIWQPYSVDVIFELPAYCFTGECIWRYYGPLICIFIVELHCPNRVARQFGLVRTIPVDVVYSEAEHSTNLRGNDKIRWIQKHAASTSIWAYRLDHLFVGDAIVTESSMPEYHPWYLERTVRFISRVGAFNHRIDLIFRQIYERTQDVLPDVSRYAD, translated from the exons ATGGAGTACCTCCCG GATGTGCATCTGGGTCCTGTTAACCCTAGCCTTCTTCATCTTCAGCATACACATACATCTTTAGATATTTGGAGGTTAGGTGGTGGTGATATGTTGAAGTGTCGCCGAAAAAACCCTAATAATGAAGATGATCTTCCACCGCTAGATCTTCGTATGGTCCCTTTACTTCAGTCTACTGGTTTCTATAGCGTTACTCTAGTGGCATCTTTACAGCTGGATTGGAGTCTAATATCAGCTCTTGTTGAGAGATGGCGGCCAGAGACTCATACCTTTCACTTGCCTATGGGAGAGGTTACTATTACTCTACAGGATGTAGGTGTTCTTTTAGGGCTTCCTATTGATGGTGATGCTGTTATTTCTGATATCACCCCTGGCCCTAATATGAGTTGGCATTCTTATGTTGCTGAGCTTTTTGGTAGAGATCCCGATCCGAAGAGAGACATGAATGGATCCAGAGTTCGGTTGTCCTTTATTACTTCATGTGCTCCAGCACGTTTACCGCAGGATGCATCAGCAGATGATATTCGCTTTCAGGTCTTGTGTTATCTTGTTCATCTATTTGGTGGTGTACTCTTCACTGATCATTCGGGAGGTCTCTTTCGTCCCATGTTTTTACATTTCATTCGTGATCTAGATAGATGCGGAGATTATGCTTGGGGTGCTGCAGTTCTTGCATATTTGTATAGGGAGTTATGCAAGACAAGTAAGAAGGACGTTGATGAGGTAGCTGGTTGTCTGTTATTGTTGCAGTTATGGGCGTGGGAGAGATTGCCCACTCTTGCTCCCATTCGCACCTCTTCTATCTTGTTTGATGCTCGTTTCTGGGAGGGTCAGGTTGCAGCTCCACGTGGACTGAG GTGGCTTCATGGTCATTCCTACACTAGCACGGGTGGCCGTACCCTTTCAGCTATTCGGACACTATTGGATGGGCTTGGACCATCTCAGTTTATATGGCAACCATACTCTGTTGATGTCATTTTTGAGCTTCCTGCATATTGTTTCACTGGTGAGTGTATTTGGCGCTACTACGGGCCTTTGATTTGTATTTTCATAGTCGAGCTTCACTGCCCTAATAGAGTTGCTAGACAGTTTGGGCTCGTGCGGACTATACCAGTTGATGTTGTTTACTCGGAGGCAGAGCATAGTACAAACTTGAGGGGCAATGACAAAATCAGATGGATTCAGAAACATGCAGCTAGCACATCTATCTGGGCGTATCGTTTAGATCATTTGTTTGTTGGAGATGCGATTGTTACCGAGAGTTCAATGCCTGAGTACCATCCTTGGTATTTGGAGAGGACTGTTAGATTCATTTCACGTGTTGGTGCATTTAATCATCGCATC GATCTTATATTCAGGCAGATATATGAGCGGACACAGGATGTTCTTCCTGATGTTTCTCGTTATGCTGACTAG
- the LOC141685330 gene encoding uncharacterized protein LOC141685330, giving the protein MIACIYTDGNIRQTQLEGYVYDKPVFKQVRLDSSMNFNNLRDVLFLKLKIDRSLYDFKLCYRWKNFNDMKFGIIPVDDDDDVEMMFGIIVSNGPPFFVEIYLQKNSTCPLIETSTRVVETSSRVFEMSGSRGFDCQTTSSMYVGGDTVSSRSLDAYDVVDSTLITREETLEPIELREGMIFDSKKVLMHTVRDFHIWNHQEIKVVRSSDVYWIVVCKNKDSGCDWSLKARLRKTLVKFQIMETLGPHTCLRTTITQDHPNMTSHDILELVKDQIVVDPIFKEKVLMATVKSIFGYQSGRKKIRDAKKLAMNKEHGSWEGSYDDLPFLMEAFQCFNVRTKVDWFFKEDEMEDRGSLKEVTFKRLFWAFKRCIDGFEHCMPVIHIDGTHIYGPYSGVLLSVVAVDGFSHILPLAFVIVEYENVSSWGWFMDRLRRFVAGRRHGICVIVDRHAGIIAAMRKGLKNRLVELASQVQEKKFEFLWEQLLIVEPRTTKWFEDKPLSKWSLAYNGGKRYGMMTINHAESWNNAILDARKLPNSSLVRALFLKTVEYFDERRLEIATELSKV; this is encoded by the exons ATGATTGCGTGTATTTATACCGATGGTAATATACGACAAACTCAATTAGAGGGTTACGTATATGATAAACCGGTTTttaagcaagtaagactcgattctagtatgaattttaataatttgcGCGACGTATtgtttttgaaattaaaaattgataGGAGTTTGTATGATTTTAAGTTGTGTTATCGATGGAAAAATTTCAATGATATGAAATTTGGTATTATTCCggttgatgatgatgatgatgttgagATGATGTTTGGAATTATTGTTTCGAATGGACCTCCTTTCTTTGTTGaaatttatttacaaaaaaattcAACTTGTCCATTGATTGAAACAAGTACGAGAGTTGTGGAAACTAGTTCGAGAGTTTTCGAGATGAGTGGTAGTAGGGGTTTTGATTGTCAAACTACTAGTAGTATGTATGTTGGTGGTGATACGGTTAGTAGTAGAAGTTTGGATGCTTACGATGTTGTTGATTCGACTTTGATTACACGAGAGGAGACATTGGAGCCAATTGAGTTGAGGGAGGGGATGATATTCGACTCAAAAAAAGTGTTGATGCATACGGTTAGAGATTTTCATATCTGGAATCATCAAGAGATTAAGGTGGTTAGATCAAGTGATGTGTATTGGATTGTTGTTTGTAAGAATAAGGATAGTGGTTGTGACTGGAGTTTAAAAGCTAGGTTGCGAAAAACACTTGTAAAATTTCAAATTATGGAAACTTTGGGACCACACACATGTTTGCGCACCACAATTACTCAAGACCATCCTAATATGACATCTCATGATATTCTTGAACTAGTTAAGGATCAAATCGTTGTCGATCCCATATTTAAGGAAAAAGTGTTGATGGCCACGGTGAAAAGTATTTTTGGTTACCAATCGGGAAGAAAGAAGATTAGAGATGCGAAAAAGCTAGCAATGAATAAGGAACATGGTTCTTGGGAAGGTTCATATGATGATCTCCCTTTTTTGATGGAAGCGTTTCAATGTTTTAATGTGAGAACCAAGGTTGATTGGTTTTTTAAGGAGGATGAGATGGAAGATCGTGGGAGCTTAAAG GAAGTGACATTCAAGAGACTCTTCTGGGCTTTCAAACGATGCATTGATGGATTTGAGCATTGTATGCCTGTCATACATATAGATGGGACTCACATATACGGTCCATATTCGGGTGTACTATTGAGTGTTGTGGCAGTGGATGGGTTTAGTCATATTCTTCCACTTGCATTTGTTATTGTCGAATACGAGAATGTTTCTAGTTGGGGGTGGTTTATGGATAGATTGAGGAGGTTTGTGGCAGGTAGGAGACATGGGATTTGTGTTATTGTTGATAGACATGCTGGTATTATTGCTGCTAT GAGAAAGGGTTTGAAAAATAGGTTAGTTGAGTTGGCTTCTCAGGTGCAAGAGAAGAAGTTTGAATTTTTATGGGAGCAATTGTTGATTGTGGAGCCTAGGACGACAAAATGGTTTGAGGATAAACCATTAAGTAAATGGTCTTTAGCATATAATGGAGGGAAACGTTATGGTATGATGACCATCAACCATGCGGAAAGTTGGAACAACGCGATCCTTGATGCTAGAAAACTCCCGAATAGTTCATTGGTTAGAGCACTATTTTTGAAGACGGTTGAGTATTTTGATGAAAGGCGTTTGGAAATTGCAACCGAATTATCTAAAGTTTGA
- the LOC141685333 gene encoding uncharacterized protein LOC141685333, whose product MSILAWNCRGLEYWAVEARGRSGGLVLIWKTEGGCKVKDSDTHYIDFEVENDQVERWRYTGFYGCPKRSRRRFSWEFLRGLAENSTLSWCVLGDFNDMMMAEDKRGGCAQLFGLLTGFSEMINECGLLDIGFTGEKYTWEKYRGQANWVQERMDRAFTNQLWCDLFPQTGLKVLDVSTSDHLPIYIQLHRQVYVPKKHRFKFENLWLKEDVCRRIIVNGWEEAGNTEILEKIEYYGLKLQEWGGGISKEYNEKMKLCKTKLRNMRSRRDAYGIKVYKKICFTEEKMNSVKKIQNSDGVWCEKNEEIQNVIESYFSNLFTAATLDGRLSEHEEVKKLTEQHKLGMLPIITEE is encoded by the exons TATTGATATGGAAAACGGAAGGGGGATGTAAGGTAAAGGATAGTGACACTCATTATATTGATTTTGAGGTGGAGAATGACCAAGTTGAGCGTTGGCGATATACTGGTTTTTACGGGTGTCCCAAAAGGAGTCGAAGGAGATTTTCCTGGGAGTTTTTACGGGGTCTAGCTGAAAATTCAACGTTGTCATGGTGTGTTTTGGGTGATTTTAACGACATGATGATGGCAGAGGATAAGCGAGGTGGGTGTGCACAGCTATTTGGCTTGTTAACGGGTTTTTCAGAAATGATAAATGAATGTGGTTTGCTGGACATAGGTTTCACGGGTGAAAAATATACTTGGGAGAAGTATAGAGGTCAGGCAAACTGGGTGCAGGAGAGAATGGACAGGGCATTTACAAATCAGTTGTGGTGTGACTTATTCCCTCAGACGGGATTAAAAGTGTTGGATGTCTCGACATCTGACCATTTACCGATATATATTCAGCTACACAGACAAGTGTATGTGCCAAAGAAGCATagatttaaatttgaaaatttatgGTTGAAAGAGGATGTGTGTAGGCGAATTATTGTCAACGGGTGGGAAGAAGCGGGTAATACAGAAATCTTGGAAAAGATTGAATATTATGGGTTGAAACTTCAAGAGTGGGGGGGAGGTATAAGCAAGGAGTATAATGAGAAAATGAAGTTATGTAAAACTAAGTTACGTAATATGAGATCCAGAAGAGATGCTTATGGAATCAAGGTGTATAAGAAG ATATGCTTCACAGAGGAAAAAATGAATTCAGTGAAGAAAATACAGAATAGTGATGGGGTATGGTGTGAAAAAAATGAAGAAATCCAGAATGTTATCGAGAGTTATTTCTCAAATTTGTTCACAGCAGCAACATTGGATGGTCGATTGTCAGAACATGAAGAAGTCAAGAAGTTAACTGAGCAACACAAACTAGGCATGCTTCCAATTATTACCGAGGAATAG
- the LOC141685332 gene encoding uncharacterized protein LOC141685332: MHPEKAPGIDVFNPTFYQSFWDVVKGDVIQFCRRFMYTGLSAMLRRNESVGLVHGCTIAREAPKISLLLFADNCYFFFRAVEAEVVNWGNKVISKAGKITLLKAAVQTIPNFWMSLFLIPREIVDRIERKMNAFWWCNIGDTGGIKWLAWDRLCEVKEEGRLGFKKLCEFNVAMLAKQAWRLLKNVNPLVTQLMKARYYPKTDFLDASLGNNPNHAWRSIVEGKVVVNQGCRRHIGDGKDTKVWQVAWLPNTDNGYMTSIMYPELAEVTVDSLMKVEDHTWDAEILDEMCNDRDKKLIYQIPIPIKNQTLGFGYQVTGVNLQYAATTDCCGVNHLVKKGKCGQDCGN; encoded by the exons ATGCATCCTGAGAAAGCTCCGGGGATAGATGTGTTTAATCCCACATTTTACCAATCATTTTGGGATGTGGTTAAGGGTGATGTGATTCAGTTCTGCCGAAGGTTCATGTACACGG GTCTAAGTGCAATGCTTCGACGAAATGAAAGTGTTGGTTTAGTACATGGATGCACGATTGCAAGAGAGGCACCCAAAATATCGCTTCTCTTATTTGCCGACAACTGTTATTTCTTCTTCAGAGCCGTGGAAGCAGAGGTCGTG AACTGGGGAAACAAAGTCATTTCAAAAGCAGGGAAGATCACTCTTCTTAAAGCAGCGGTGCAAACTATTCCAAATTTCTGGATGagtttatttttaattccaaGAGAGATCGTTGATAGAATTGAAAGAAAGATGAATGCTTTTTGGTGGTGTAATATTGGAGATACAGGTGGAATAAAATGGTTGGCTTGGGATAGATTGTGTGAGGTGAAAGAGGAGGGGAGATTGGGGTTCAAGAAGTTATGTGAATTTAATGTGGCAATGCTTGCAAAACAAGCCTGGCGATTATTGAAAAATGTCAATCCTCTGGTAACTCAACTAATGAAGGCTCGGTATTATCCAAAGACAGATTTTTTGGATGCTTCTCTGGGGAACAATCCAAATCATGCCTGGCGTAGTATAGTCGAAGGAAAGGTTGTTGTAAATCAAGGCTGTAGGAGACATATAGGAGATGGGAAGGACACAAAGGTATGGCAGGTGGCTTGGTTACCAAATACGGACAATGGATATATGACAAGTATTATGTATCCGGAGCTTGCAGAAGTGACGGTGGATAGCCTGATGAAGGTAGAGGACCATACTTGGGACGCAGAGATTTTGGATGAGATGTGTAATGACAGAGACAAAAAGCTTATTTACCAAATACCAATTCCCATAAAAAATCAGACTCTTGGTTTTGGTTACCAGGTAACAGGGGTGAATTTACAGTACGCGGCTACTACAGATTGTTGTGGGGTAAATCATCTGGTCAAGAAAGGGAAGTGTGGGCAAGACTGTGGAAACTGA